The region agccttgcCCCATGTCTGTGTCTCTGGCCCCAGCCCTGACTCTGGCCCTGCTCACCTTCTGCCCACTCAGCGCCAAGGCTGAGTCGTGCAGGGATCCCGAAGCAGCCAGTGGGAGTCCTGAGCTTCCCTGAAGCACATTCTGTCCCCACATGCAAACCCCCAGGAGATACGATGTACTGCAGGCTGGCAGGGGCATTTACCTTTCTGAGGACGATGCCTTGTATCCCATAAAGTAGCAGTAGCGGGTGTAGAGATAGAGCAGGCCCAAGGCTGCAGCCAGACCTGCAGGTGAGGGAGATCACAGTGACCACCTCCAAAGGCTTTTCAGAACTACTTTGGGCCAAGCAGGTAGCCCAAAGTGAATGAACAGAGGCTCTGTGTCCTCTGGCTCTACCCTCCCGTCAGAGACAGAATTACTGACTTAATTATTGTTTGGAAGGTGAGCAGGATCTGAGGACTGAGCCAGATCCAGTGACAAAACACGTAACGAGCTGCTCTCACCTTGATGGAAGAAGAGTCCAGCCTGCCACAGAACTgccaggaaaaggggaaaatactCAGAGGAGTTCACCCTATCAGGAGAGAGGGAGGTCATAAACAAGGggaagattttccttttttgcttccCCCAGCAGTTTCCAGAGGCTGGAGGCTCCTGCCTTTTAGACCTGATGTCACCATACAAAGTTCCAGGCTTTCACCTTTCCCACAGTTCCCATCCCACCTTTATTCTCAGGAACTAAAAGGTGGAAGGAACGGAGTCTCCAACGCACAAGAAATTAAGTAAAAGATGTCCAGGTCAGACTGGCCACAGAAAGGCTCCTTGAACCACCTCCACTGCCCCTTCACAAGTGCTGCAGCTTAAACCCTGTGGTAAAACCCCAAAGCCACAAGGACGTTCTgtcccagctggctgcagacATGCTGAGGATGAAGTCCATCTTAAGCAGAAAAGGCCAGAGCAGCTTGCACATCATGCAGGAGTGGGAGGGAGCACTTAGGTCTTTGGGTTGCTTGCATACCATGCCCTGTGCCCCTGAAGACAAAGTGGTGGGACCAAGAGATGCTGGATGAGGCTGAGTCTAGGCTGgcaaaagagcagagaagagcgTGGCTGGGGGgatcctgctcctgctgcccagttgattacttttttttcagtgctccaCTACAGCAAAAGTGGAaactttctccctctctgcttccctccccaCTGCAGCCCTAGCACAGAAGTcacagcagaggggctggattGTGGCTGTCCCTGTACCAGCCTCACCTGAGGTCTCTCTGACAGCTTGTCCTTCGCAGCAAGTGGGGTTCTGAGCAGGGTTGAAGCTGCCCAAGGCTTTGACACCACTTGGCTAAAACCAGCCCAAGACTCAGGCATGCACATGCATTATGTCTTCAGCAGCCCTGCACTCTACAGCAGAgacttctgtgtgttttctatCAGCAATGGCTGGTGTGTTTAGAGCTCAGGAGCCAACAGTCTTGATGCTGACTCTTCAGCCCATTAACTTAACCCTGAGGGAGGTGAGTAAGTGTTGTCTCAGGAAATAAATGGCAAGGAAGGGGAGCGGCAGTGCTGCTAGACATGAGATCTGGAGAACATCTTGTAAGAGAAGTTTCTTACTGTGCTCGAAAGATCCTCTCAAATTCAGGTGGGCCTGAGATCTTTGGAGGAGAAACACCAAACACTCTCCTGGCATAGATCACCTGGAGGATGAAGTAGGCTGcagcaagagaggaaaatagAAATGGTCAGTCCTCTGGCTGGGCATGGTGGGGCCAGGAGACTGCCAGAGGAAAGGACAAAAGTTCTGCACCCCCTAACCTTGCACCCCCACataaaagatgaagaaaaatccCAGGTTAAGTTTCAGACAAGGAAAAGGAATGACCTGGTGCAGCAGTGACGTGAGCAGTATGCACTCAGGTACCACCAGCAGGTATATCCTCTCACATCCTGTGCCACAGACAAGCTACCCAGACACTGAATTAAATTGTCATGCAATGTGAAACCACAGCTGGGAGATGTTCTGTCACTCGCCACAGCCTGTTCTTCCACCTTTCTGCTGCCATGCTCTTTGTATGCTAATGTCTACATGAACCTCAGCTCTGTAAGCCTTTTTctcaaataaagaaattatacaTGTTTGCAGAGGAGATCTACCAACACATTTCTGAACTGAGGAGGTAAGTCAGTTCAGAGGAAGGGCTTCCCTGGCACTCGTTTTGTTGAGTAAATTTCAAAACCCAGACAAGCCATCAGTCCACAGCTGGGAAGTGCCAGTgcaacagcagaaaggaagtatggaagagaaaggaaatcaGTGGAGGTTCAGTAGACTGACCCAGCAAGTATTTGTGCATGTGCGTCCAATGGTTCCTACCTTGCTCCAGGACTCCCAGGACTGTCACGGCAGCCAGCAGATGAATCTGATCCAACATATTGACTCTTCCAGACCCTAGAAAATCTGATTTCCTGATCAGAAGGTCCTGTGTCCAGGTTTAATCCTTGCTGATGTGGCAGTCAGCggtggcagcaggcagcacaggctggctcTAATGGAACAGGGAAGATCTGTATGGGGTGTCTAAAATCAGAAGGAGTCTGGCTTGGCTATTATGTGCAGCATGTAAAAGTAAATCAGCAGAGAGAGGTCTAATGGACTATTTCCGTTCCCACCCTCCCTCTTCCAGGAATGAGTTATGAGTAAATGAGAAAGCCAGCAGAGTACTACCATGTGAGAGATAAGAGAGGAGAACTAGGAGCTGAATGGGGGGACAAACTCCAACAGCCCACTAATTTACTCCACCTGGGGCATCTGGTTTGCAATTGCTTCTCATGAAGGGCAAGGCACGTCCCTCTTGCTGATGTTGCATGAGGAACCACAGCCCGGGCTGTTCTGCACCACTGGAGCATCAGGACAGGCAGCGTTTGATGGGACgtggcactgcctgcagggacTCTGGGAATCAgagaatgatttgggttggaagggaccttaaagatcatctagatccagccctcctgcatgggcagagacacctctcactagaccaggttgctcagagctccatccaacctggctttaaacacctccagggagggtggcatccacaacttccctggacaacctgttctagtgcctcaccaccctcatagtgaagaatttcctcctaaggtctaacctaaatctcccctcttccagttttaatccattatcccttgtcctgtcactacaggccccCTAAGAAGCACACATTGGGCACAGAGTGCAGCTGAAACAGCGTCAAATAAAGCTCCCAGGTTAAAAACCCTCTGCAATGGTAAGACAGGATGTGACAGAGTATAACACGTGTAGATCTGCCTTTCACAGTGATGCTTTATTTGGGGATGAGTCCTGCAGAATGACTGCTGGACACCAAGAGGGTTCCAGAGCCAGACCTCTCACTGAAAAAGCTGGGAGCTGTACATTAAGGCTTCTCTCATTGTAAACACCAGAGAGAATTGTGTGGGTAAAAAACTGCAGAATTCATCATGACATAGCAAAAGGGAAATTATGTTTTCTCATGCCAGGAGAGACCCACTTGGCTAATTCCTAAGAGAGCAAAGCTGGCATggctgtgagctgctgagactgCCAGCTTTGTTTCCGTCCTCTCCCTTCAGTTGAACAATTTTCCCTTCAGaccagggaaaaagaaaattgggtTACAACAAAGTGATTGTTAAACGTCCCTGTTATAGAAAATAAGATCAGATTAAAGCAGTTTACAGAAATTACATTGTATGCCTCATATCCTTGATAGGCTTTCTAAGAAGCAATAAACTggttctgcttttctgcctctctATAACGGGCAAAGGCACCCGGAGAGGCTGTGACAATGTCCCAGCTTATTATTTCTCCAAATATCAAACACAGACACCATGATTTTTCAGGCACCagctgtaaaattaattttttcatgtcAGAATTGATCCCTTTTCATTCCAGCGACTGTTCAGAAATACGAGGAACATGATGTTTCGTTTTCTCCTATTTAGCTGTCAAAGAAATGAAGGACTTCCCTGTGTCAGCTCAAAAAGGGATGAGGTCTCACAGTGCTTAATAACATTGGATTTCCCTCTGCTTCTATCTGATTTCAGCCtgcttgcaaaagaaaatctaaagcaaaacaaccaagcaaaaaaGATCCAGGGTAACCTGCATTAAAAAGTGTCAAATATGTATAAGGAAACCTGGGACAGGAGGAGCTGTAAAGGTGGCCACACAGCATTCCTAGTCCCCAGATCATCATTAGATGCAAAATACTTCTAATATCATCCAGTGTAGTCTAAGCATAATAGAGACTAGTAGAAACATGAATGAATAAACAAACACAGATGTttctccccacctccctcctcccccataaacataatttttcaagCTGTCTTTACCTCCTTgaaggttttcctttccttgcccCTGTTTGTCACCATCAGAACTTGCCATATTTTCCATCTTCACTTGGTGTTTGCAAGGAGCAGACACAAGTCCCCTCTTCCCAGCACCAGAAGCCTTTTGATGATGGGACTGTCACTGGTGTACAGCCTCAGAATCTTGCAGGCCACGGTGGCCGCCAGCATCCCTGTGAAGGGGATGCCCCAGCAGGCTCTGGCTGGCAGATGTGGTTCCCCTCGCCACCCTGGTCTCCACTACCTTCCTGCCGTTTGCATCTGATCTAACGACTGCGGGACCGCACGGTGATCGGATCACGCTGCTGATGGAACAGAAACCTCTCTGGTCTGCAGGCAAAGGGACCTGGTTGCTGGCAGCCCGGCAAGCCCAGCTTGCTGCACAGCCGCTGCATCCCTGGGCTCCACGggaggggagaggcaggaggggcagctggggtggggagaTGAGGACAAGGCGTCAGCGCTGTCATCATCTGCCTGCGATGACGCTGGAACGAGCGCATTGCAAAACCTCACCCTCCGGGTCTGACACGGCTGAATTTCCTCCTGAGAAAAGACAAGCTCTGTGGTCCCGAGCTCACCTTGGGATGGATTTGCTGGGCGGGAGCTGGTGGAATGCTGGCCCTCGCTCCCACTCCCCAGCATGTGGTCTGCTCTCCAGGTGACACCGTGGGGACATGGTCCTGCATTGCAGGGCGACTGGACCTGGCACGGTCCAAACGACTCGTACATCCCACTGAGTCACCACTACAGGCATTTATCTGTGCCCGTGGTTGTTTCTGCAACCTCTTCCTGCAGCCATCAATCCTTTCTGCCCCCTAATTACCACTGCAAGACTGCAATGTGAGCTGGATTGCAATACCAGTcaggattaaaaataatcttgggaagaaaaataagcaacacCGAAGCCTTTAAGCAGCCACAGAATCCGTAGTACCTCTTATTCCCCAAGAGCAGTGGGGCAAGGAAaagccagcagcactgagcccaGCAACACTCCAGGCAATAACATCCCCACAGAAAAGTATTGCATGAGAGCACAATGGGCTGAGAGCTTTCTGTTAGAGGAAGAGTGAACATGTTGCAGTTGAGCAACTTACCTTTCAGTTGTGGAGCATGGAAGCACCTTGTCCTTCCAAACGGATTGTAAAAATATGGAAGTGCTTTTTAATCTCTTTGGTGCTtgtgcttcctttccttttcaacTCTTTTGCAGCCACTGAGCACACCCAAACCCGTGACTGTGGAACTGCTGGTGAGAACAGTTAGTGCCTTTCTAAAAgctagatggaaaaaaaaaaaaaaagaagaagaagaagaagagaggcTTTTTGGttcaaaagaattaaaagctgcacagaacaaaaaaatgttcaagaaaatgaaagaactcAGCCCCCATCATCTCAGTCTGTTCAACTAACAGCTGGGACAGTGGGGCTCGTGACAAAACCTTCCTGACCTCCCATGCCTTCAGAGCCTTGTTAAATCAGACATAATCATGTGAGATTTTCCAGGAATTCTTGTTTTACAACTGGAAGGGGAAGAGCAAGCTAAAAAGTCGAATTCACCATTTCAATCCTTACAAAGACCACATGTGGTTGTTCCTAGCAAGCGAGGACAGCTGCAGGCCATTCTGCTCTGAGGTTCCcaccagagctcccagcaggacacaggctgGCTCAGATCTCCTGGCAGTTTTGAAATGTGTCCTGGGTTCTGCATTTTGCTATAAACATAAAAACTCTGCATGACAAAATTACCATGTCTTCCTAAAACGTGCATCTATACAGAGACTCCTCTTTTCAGACAGTAAAATAGCAGGTAGTTGGTTTTGCCAGCAGCATCCAAGCTGGCATCATGTGAAACAACTGCTGGAGTACAAACTCAATAAATACTGGAGATGTGTCAGCTCAATATTCCTGAGATTTCTATCTCTGAAGTGAATGTTCTCAAATTATTAATTACAGCAAAATGTCTGAGAGCCAAACTAATCTCTGGGCTGCCTTAACTCTCTGCTTGAATCCCAGCTCCATAAAGGTGAGAGGCTTCACTTTAAAGATAAATTGAGGAAAACATTCAAAGCCATTTTATAAAAGCAAGATGGAAAGTTGAGTCTTTGAGGAAATTACAGAAATGAATATATATACTATTTAGTCAAGGATAATAtggagggtttgttttttttaagctttcttctAAAGGATTTTGGTGTGTTTCATCTGTATTGCATATTAAATCTGACTAGAGAGCACATGAGTATAAAATAATTGCCAACATTCCTCCTAACTCATCTCTTTAATTGATAGGTGCAGATGAATGTATCACGAATAACACCCCTTCTTTTACAGCCAACATCTGGTAAAAATATTCAAACAGGCAGATTAAATCcatctttccttctgctgctgtcacGAGGAAACTCCTTTCCACGTGTTCAGCCAGTTTTCCTGTGATCTTTTCAGGAGAGGGTCAGAAATAGCAAATAGAAAAGAACAATGCCAGAAAGGCAACTGCACTTCTGCCCAGCTCAAGGAAGCATGAATTTTTGTGGCAATGAGTGCATatggcagggagggggaggatTTCCCCTTGCTGAGGGACAAATAAGCCTTTCAAACGTCTTTGGCAGCTCTTATGTTAACACACACGTAGTATTATCCTATAATGATGTGGGGGGGAAAATTGCAAGGCTACAGGACACATTGAAATACATCAAAGGCTGAGGAGTGGCCATGGAGTGCAGCTTCCCTTTTCCTAAATTATAGGAGTGACTGAATAGAGATATTTAGCTCCTCTATCTTGTTTGGAGCTGAAAGCTGAATGctggccagccctgcctgctgatgagatggagctgggcagggcacTGGAGAAGGCCTGAGGGAGGGACACATTTTCTAGGGGGGAGATTGGCATTCCTGATAGGAATCTCCTGTAAAGGAGAGAGTCTTGGCTTGCCAGGTGTGGGGAAGAGTTGGGGGAATTTGCCTGAACTGGGAAGGTGTGGCTGTGCAGGGTGGTgtgtgcagggatggggcagtcaGGAGGGCAGTGATCTCTGCTGTTATGGTGACTTTTCACACCAAGTCCTCTGCCACTCCTGGCTTGCAAAGCTGGGCTAGAGCAATGCCAGAGGTGACACAGGGACCAGGTGCCCATCCTGGCATCAGTCTTCCCTCCAGCACCTTCTGAGCAACTTCAGCCTCTCCAGCTGTGGGGGTGCTGGCCCACAGAGGTAGGCAGGGAGGGGCTGTGGGCTGTGGGAAaccaggacagacagacagatggggGCTCCAAGTTAGAAAACCTTGCTCTTACCAGAGGCCTtgaagaagcagctgatgaGCCCATCAAGAGCAGGGAGCTTTTGCAAGAGGCAAGAAACTGCTTCTCAACAGTCACAGAGTAGTGAACAATCCTACACTGGGACAAAGGAATTCCTTTAAgtccagatgggttttttttagggtgTGAAATTGTTGCATTATGCAATTGTGTAAAAGAATAGAATGAGCAGAACAGTGCTAAATACCAAACTTGCCTACACACCCTTCCTTTTAACCACTAGGAAGCTGAAAAGGCAATTCAGTGATGTCTGCAGACTATCTGGCTCCCAAAACCTGGAAttgggatggatggatggatggtgTCTATAATGCTCGGAAAGGAGAAGATTGATCAAGTGACGCTGGGCAGCTATTGGGCTTCTGGTTAGAGCTGTAATACCTGTAccctggagctctgctggggaaaaaggCAGAACCTCCCATAATTTGAGGATGTCTTGTAGCCCTTACACAAGAAGTATTTCACTGCTTCCAGTTTCCTGACATAATTCCACTTCCCTCTTACAGAGAGGTGCATTCAAtgtttgttttaaggaaaactTGCTTTCTTAGTGATACAATTTCTCACAAGCCATCAGGCTTTCAACATGCTGTCTGCAAAACATGTGGACTTGCTATTTTTGATTTGATGGAGAGTACTGGGGTGTGgatcctgctgccagctgcatcACACTTAGGGAAACCCATTTTCAACTATACATCTAACTGCTCCACATTGCACAGGACTGGGATGCTGCCTAGTAACTTTGCATGGAAACCACTTCCATTAAGAACTTTCTCAATGCCCAAGTCAGAGCTTAGTGCCTCCCAGCTGTGCAGGTTTCTCTCTGCAGGACATCACCCATCCCCTGCCTATGCACCAGCAGAGTGGCTTTGATCCAGGGTCTGGGGTGgtaaaaagcagagctgaacaCTGCACACAGGAGCGTGGTCTTTGCTGCTTGAAAGCCCTGACCCAAGTGCTGGCCATTACAGTTCAGTATCACCTGCAGAGACCCTGAACTGATGCTGTGCCCTGGACAGTTCAGTCCTGACATGTAACAGCCTGTGCACTTTACTCACGGCCTTGGTCTTCTCATCCCAAACACCCTTCTTCAATTTTTGGCCGTTGCTGCAGCTTTGCAAATCCCACGAAACAATTTGTTCTGCCCTTTGAGTGGACAAAAGAGTTCTGGTATCTGTATGACAACTGAGCTTttggcagcaggagaaagaaagaaaagcagattatACAAGAAAGAGATTTAAAGGAGCTCAACCTCAAATTCCTGCATTTTCCCAAGAAGAGCACTGGTGGCTCACAATCTATTTAAAAGATCTTTCACTAAGCCACGTGCCACAGAAAGAGAATTAGCAATAACCCAATGACTGCTCATCATTTGTTGATATAATCCAATGCTATAAGGATGCCCCCTGGGCCAAGGCAGCCAAATAGGATTTCCATTCATTGACATCACCAAATTGCTTGCTGTTTATAACTGCCCATCTGCCTGACTTTCTAGGGCAGGCAAGACTAGAAGTGATAGTTCTGAAGCAACAAGAGAGCTTCTGGAACTGGCTACAGCTGACCAAGCAATTAAAATCCCTTCTAAACTGGTTACCTGTACTGGTGAAGACGGGCAAGAGAACAGGGACTTCAGCTTGAACTTCCATCAGGAAAAGAACATCTGGAGGAGAACATCTTTTCCTATACAGAAATGCCAACAGACTGTGCTGCAAGGAAAAATCTTGCATTTTGTCTGATAAATAGCAGGATGGATGTTAAGCAGACAGTAAGGTCCTTACAGAGCTATCCTTAATTCAAGTTTTTGTGGGAGGTTTTATTAGGACACTACTAGTTTCCATCATTTTTAACCTCTGTCAGAGAAGGATGTTGCTATTCAGAAATACACAATCCAGTCTGTTGGTACAGGACTTATCAGGGACCAGTGTTTAGGTGATTgttaaagcaaacagaaaaatctccaCCCATAATTTCCAGAGGTTCAATATTTACAATAGATTAACATGGGCAGCTGTTATCtgcagaacacttttttttaaactccagtGAAAATGAGTTAAAATCCCTCCCCAAGTCCTCTAATGATCAACCCTTCCAGTATTTAACATTTCTTATACCAGTGATCGTCTTAACCCTAAATACAGGGTTTCTTACACAGATatatgcagatttttattttgtatatttttatagagAGAGATACACACATTTGTGTATCTCTATATATGGAAAATCTATGAAAATCAGTAAAGCAGACCCTGGTTTAGTTATCAGTTAAAAATAGTAAACAATGAGAAACAGGTTTcatattaaatttaattttatgatTTTTCTGAGTTTGCATCAAATCTACATCTGGGATTACAGAAAGCTTGCAGCTCAGTCCACTTCTGTCTTGGATAGGGGTTGCCCAAtgggaacaaaaggaaagaaccTTGTCACTGAGTTGATGGTCAGATTAAAAATGTACCTGTTCAGAGGACAAAGTTTTAGATTAAAACATCCCCAAATAACAAAGGAAGCCAATGATGTGCTTTTATAAAGCAAGGCAGTGACTGATTCTAGTGTCACATACAGACACTTGCAAAAAAGAGAGTCTAATGAGGGAAATGTTTAGAAATCTGAAATGAAATCCCAAAACAATGAGCTTGTCTGATACACACCAGCCAGTTACACTCCAGTTTCTAAGAAGGCAAATGAGggggcagctcagctgcaagTCTGCTCACTTCAGCTGGGTTAAATAATTCCAGCTCTTCCCTAGCCTGGTTTCTTCATGGAAAACTAAAGCACCATGTTTTTGACTCTGGAATTTGTGTTTGAGAACAACAACATTCCCTGAGGCACAGCTGGTATTTTTATTAGTCTTAATCAGACCCATCTCTTCATTCCTCCTCACTCTTTTGAGTTTCCTGTTGAGCTTGGTAGCAGCTTGCCTTTATAATTTGATCTATTTCTTTCAGTTGTAACACTCACTTCATGATTAATTCAAGTCTTGAGTGATAAGATCTAACTCTAAGCTGTTTGACTTGAAAATGAGAGCAAAGGTTGTCATGTTTCACTTGTGTAACCTTAGCTATTCCTTTCACTCTTGCACCAAGGAGACATTTTCTGTGACTACCTCCAGACTACCTTCATTTTCCTATCAGCCCACGTATCAAAGGAGGCCTCTCATCCCTAgcttctgtttgattttttaatagcCAGCCAGTTCTGAAATAAACCCCCACCTCCACACTCTCTTGGGTTTCTACATGAGAAAGCTTCTGCATCTTCTGCCTGCAGAGAACACTGCACTGCTTGCTGCACAGCCACAATGGGGCCTTTCGATCTGTGACTCACCATTTTCACTGGAAACATTATTAGAACAGTcgtgtttaggtttttttaacaatttccAGCTTTGCAAGAGGCTTCTCTTAAAACTGGGGCCAATTGAACCTCAGGACATTAGCGAGAACATCACATCCTTAGGGCCATGCtaatcacagaaagaaaagccaatGGATTCCAGACTCTCGCTTACTTACACTGCTTTGGTTCCCATGCTCTTGCCCAGATCTGCcttaaaaaaaggttatttgATTTCTGAAATAACACTGagcatctttttcctttcattcccCCCTaaccaaacagcagcaaagcccaAACTGGGTTTTTAGGTAAGCCTAGAGAACAGGGTCTACTATTGCCTTGGTCTGAGGATGGTCAGAAATGTTGGTGTTAATACAAGGAGGAACAGATTCACAAGATCCCTTGACTCCTTCTGTCGTGCAcaagcagctccacagcagagccctCGAGATGATGCcagggagggtggcagagcTCTCATGGGCCCTTGGACAGCCTTGGCTTCCCATCCAAAGGGTTTTCAGGTGTCTAAAAGACAATGGGGACACCAGAAACTGTGCCTTGGGTTTACCCTACACTTCAGGGAACTTCTAGGAGCAGCCGGCTCAGGTACAATATAAACATAGATACTCTCATGACATTCAGTACCTCCCCATAGTGCTCAACTTATGTCCTTTACCAGATGTTTGGAGGCAAGAACGCAGACTGACAAGAACTATCAAAACAAGGAAGTTTTCCTCTGTAAACATTTAGATGAGGGAGGGAATGCACACAGCACAGGAACATGATCTTAGCTTTGTCAGCGTAGCAACACAAGGCAATGGAGCCCATTTCCACAGGGAACTCTGGCAGATCCCCAGGTTGGAGCTGCCAAGGTCGCTCTCACTGCACACAACTCCACACAGTGGGCTGCAGGAGGCCTGGCCATGGTCCTCCTtttcatcctgctgctgcatctgTGCCAACTTCACTGCCATCCCTGGTCACAGCACAGCTTGGCAGCCCTTTGCTCCAGCAGTGACAAAGTCCTTCAGAGGCCAGACAGGCACGGGACCACCTCCAGACCCAGCAgctaatcatagaatcctagaatcctagaatcctaggggttggaagggacctcgaaagatcatctagtccaacccccctgccaaggAGATCCCTAGGAGATGACTATCACAATtacaagcagcagcaaatcCTATAAACCCTTCACTCCTGGTTGCTTTGCTCCCAGCAACCAGGGACGGAAATCCATTCACCATTCCCAACCAGCTCAGACTGGGCAGCCAGAGCAAGAGCCTCGGAGTTGCCCACAGTTTTGGGGGCCGTTGGCAAAGGGACTGCCAGGAACTGAGAGCTCCTGTGAGAAAGAGAAACACTGGGGACACATCCCGTCCCTGGAGGTAGAGTCAGACCCTTACAAACACAGGGTTTGTTAATTCTCCACCTTCCTTTCTGGCACAGAATGgagtctttttttctgcagaaaagaggATGAATTTCAGAGGGACTCTGCAAG is a window of Apus apus isolate bApuApu2 chromosome 13, bApuApu2.pri.cur, whole genome shotgun sequence DNA encoding:
- the LOC127390277 gene encoding leukotriene C4 synthase-like, which translates into the protein MLDQIHLLAAVTVLGVLEQAYFILQVIYARRVFGVSPPKISGPPEFERIFRAQVNSSEYFPLFLAVLWQAGLFFHQGLAAALGLLYLYTRYCYFMGYKASSSERLTPIYFSSGILWILLAASVLGISHFFLSHYVGLNILQLLTA